From Thermotoga sp., one genomic window encodes:
- a CDS encoding radical SAM protein — protein LKVLKESGQRSFTIAPEAGSQRIRDILKKDITDEQIEIALKMARNIGFDRIKMYFIYGLEEEIEEDLKAFRKIGDLALQMGYREIHMSFNPLIPKPGTDFEKRKMEPVGVLRKKEKFLKEFLRGFRVDFESIRESVIQYTIAHASREEAAEWVKLFEEKKSFKKIIFNEGRKKLC, from the coding sequence CTTGAAAGTGTTGAAAGAATCGGGTCAGAGGTCCTTCACAATAGCCCCGGAGGCCGGCTCTCAGAGAATCAGAGATATATTGAAGAAAGACATAACAGACGAGCAGATCGAGATTGCCCTGAAAATGGCAAGAAATATCGGTTTTGATAGAATAAAGATGTACTTCATATACGGTCTGGAGGAAGAAATAGAGGAGGACCTCAAGGCTTTCAGAAAGATAGGAGACCTTGCTCTTCAGATGGGATACAGGGAGATCCACATGAGTTTCAATCCCCTCATTCCAAAACCAGGAACGGATTTTGAGAAGAGAAAGATGGAACCTGTTGGTGTTTTGAGAAAAAAAGAGAAGTTTCTGAAAGAGTTTCTCAGGGGTTTCAGAGTTGATTTTGAGAGCATCAGAGAATCCGTGATACAGTACACGATAGCCCATGCTTCCAGGGAGGAAGCGGCCGAGTGGGTGAAATTGTTCGAGGAGAAGAAGAGTTTCAAGAAGATAATATTCAACGAGGGGAGGAAGAAATTGTGTTGA